In a single window of the Arachis hypogaea cultivar Tifrunner chromosome 6, arahy.Tifrunner.gnm2.J5K5, whole genome shotgun sequence genome:
- the LOC112696974 gene encoding uncharacterized protein — protein sequence MAASSKIRVHSDSMEPLRVPYNLRSHHRVANYSDSTSRRPKRGKVSTGSIVLEDPHGKQERIPNSERSARRNAPEHPRSKGKKVFKCSHQSKKLEDVFPYPLVAMQHYNKNRKEKEQYKVSQRCEDMCFYIRKIGFIRLLHFKAQPILGNSPTRHFYALVHQKPNRDTHVSYCEPHPDPPKSGGPSVAKIVPLCCNICNLGSAEEIKAKSRELRKKSEARKLAGGEDSDSDYYDGYSDPNSGSKNAFCSGYSNRNSTSEPSLLYAPGRTFGGKWFKD from the exons ATGGCTGCCTCCTCTAAAATCCGAGTTCACTC AGACAGCATGGAACCATTGCGAGTGCCGTACAATCTTAGATCTCATCATCGTGTAGCTAACTACAGTGATTCGACATCTCGCAG ACCAAAGCGTGGTAAGGTCTCCACTGGAAGCATTGTACTGGAAGATCCTCATGGTAAACAAGAAAGAAT ACCAAACTCTGAGCGCTCCGCCAGAAGGAATGCGCCTGAGCATCCTCGTAGTAAAGGGAAAAAAGT ATTTAAGTGTTCACACCAAAGCAAGAAGCTTGAGGATGTGTTTCCTTATCCATTAGTGGCAATGCAACATTACAACAAAAATCGAAAGGAG AAAGAACAATACAAGGTTTCTCAACGCTGTGAGGACATGTGTTTTTATATAAGGAAGATTGGTTTTATTCGATTATTGCACTTTAAGGCTCAGCCGATACTTGGAAATTCTCCTACTAGGCATTTTTATGCCCTAGTTCATCAAAAGCCTAATCGGGATACTCACGTGTCTTACTGTGAACCTCATCCAGATCCTCCAAAATCTG GTGGTCCTTCGGTTGCCAAAATCGTTCCCTTGTGCTGCAATATTTGTAATCTTGGCAGTGCTGAAGAAATAAAGGCAAAATCAAGGGAATTGAG GAAAAAATCAGAAGCTCGAAAACTTGCAGGTGGAGAAGACTCAGATTCAGACTACTACGA TGGTTACTCAGACCCAAATTCTGGTTCTAAAAATGCTTTCTGCAGTGGTTACTCAAACCGAAATTCTACTTCTGAACCCTCTCTACTCTATGCCCCAGGGCGTACCTTTGGTGGAAAATGGTTTAAGGACTAG